The Fimbriimonadaceae bacterium nucleotide sequence GCACATGCTCTGGGCCGTCCTCGGGATGGTGACCCTGGTGATCCTTGGCGGGCTCAGCCTTTCGGTCTATCTCCTGGGAATCCACGACTGGATCGAGATGGCCAGACCATTGGGTTTCGTGGCGGAGCTACTGGATTCGGCGGTCTCGCTGCTCCCGTGGTTCGCCCTCATCTGGGTCGCGATTCCGGTGTGGTGTACGACCTCGACGCTTCTCTTCTACGAGCGGCGGATTCGCCTGGAAGGATACGATATCGACGCGCTTGCGCAGGAGATTTGGCGTGCCCAGCCCGAGACTCGCTTTCAGCTTTAGCCTCCTCCTGCTCGCGGCCCTGGCCGCGGGCAGCCAGTACTCCGACGCCCTCGAGGCGCTCGAGTCGGGCGATGCCAAGCGCGCGACCCACGGTATGGAGGCGCTCCTTCCCGACATCGGAGACGACCCCGTTCTCGAGAAGGCGCTCGGCCAGTACCTTCGCGACGGGAACCCAGCGACCACCGAGGAGTTGCGCAAGGCGCTGGAGCTGCGTTCGGGCCCCACGGATGCGTCCGGCTCCGCCGACAAGCTGCGTGCGGCCGCGCATTCCATCAAATCCGGGCAGGGCTACCGGGACGCGGGTCTCCGCAAATCGAGCAACTGGTTCAGCCGGCTCATGGAGCGCTTCCAGAGCAAACCGGAAGCGAACCCGAACCGCACGGACCTGGCCCTCCCGCCCGGTCTGGGCGGGTGGGTCGTGCGTCTGGTCGAAGGCCTCCTGTTCGTGGGTCTTGCCGCGTTCGTTCTTTTCGCCATCTCGCACTTTCGCTGGAGGCGCAGGCTTCGCCGGACAGCCAGCACGCTCCTCGACGACGACGAGCCGCTGCGCTCGCCCGACGAGTGGCTGGCCCAGGCCGACGCCTTGGGGGCCGAAGGCCGATTCCGCGAGGCGATCCGGTGCCTCTACCTCGCGTGCCTCCTTCGGGCCGACGAACACGGCATCGCCCGATTTCGCCGGCACGAGACCAACTGGGAGCACCTCGCGCGCATCGAGAGCAGCCCCAAACTTCCCCAAGGCGTGGAGTTCCGGCGGGCCACCGGCCAATTCGATCGGATCTGGTACGGCCACCACGTGCGCGGCCGAGAGGATTTCGACGAATTTCGCGCTTGGTACCAACAACTGACCCAAACCCTTTCGGCGGTGCCGGCTTGAGACGCGGGTCGCTGCCCGCTTTTCTTTGGGTCCTGGGCGGCCTGCTCCTCCTGGGTTGGCTGGCCATCGCCCTCAGCTCGTCCGAAGCCGAGACGTTTCCTTCCGCCGACTCTCGGGCGCCGAGCGGAATGGCAGGCTTCGTCGAACTGCTTCAGCGCGAAGGCTACCGCGTGCGGATCGACCGATCGGCGAGGCCGCGTCTGCGCCAGGACGAGATCGGGATCTTCCCGCTCGTCGCGAACATCCCCTCGGGATCGTTCATCCAGGAGCACGTGGCCGCCGGAGGACGCGCCCTGCTGCTGCCGCTTGCCAGCCGGTTCGACGACGCGTCCCGAGCCGCGGAGGGCGCGACCAACTGGATCAACGACGCGGGCGACAGTCTGGAGACGACGCCGCTGACCGACCACTTCGACCTGGCCGACTCCAAGGTGGCCCTTCCGCAGTCCGACGGCTGGGTCGTGTGGTACGACGAAAACATGAGCGCCGCGGAGCTTGTGCGGTTCGACGATGGGGTCACGGGGACGCTGGCCGACGGCCTCGTCGCCACCAATCGGTTCCTCGATCAGCGGGACAACGCCGCGCTCCTCGTCAACTTCGTGCAGTGGCTCGCGCCGCGCGGCGCGAGCCTCGTCTTCGTGGAGGCAAGCTTCGGCAACGGCCACGAGCAGGGCCTGCTCGCGTTGATCGGTCCCTGGGCGGACGCCGCCGGGTGGCAGGCCACGCTGCTCTTCGTCGTGATCGTGTGGACGCTGGGCAAGCGCTTCGGCCTTCCCGAGAGCGTGCGGACGCGGCAGAAGGGCGCCCGCGAACTGGTGGATGGGATCGGGCAGATCTACGATCGCTCGGGAGCGACGCCCTTGGCGTTGGAGGCCGCCGCGTCGAGCGCGGACGTGCGCATCCGAGCCCATTTCAAACTGCCGCGGGACGCGCCGAAAGACGCCCGGAACCGCGCGGTGCCAACCGCCCTCGCGGACGCCCTGGCCGCGGTCGAGCACGCCGCGTCCCTTCGCCCCCCCACGCGCCAAGCGCTCGAACTTGTCCGCGCGCTCGATCGCGAACTGGAGCGGGCGTTGAAGGCGGGGGGCGTGAGGCGTGAGGCGTGAGGCGTGAGGCGTGAGGCGGGGGGCGTGAGGCGTGCGGGTGTGTGGCGACACTTTCGTTCACGCCTCGCGCTATAGTGGTGTGCGTGAAAGGGTTACGAATGCTTGCCGTCATCTTGTCCTGCCTCACCCTCGTCGGGGCGGCGTCGGCGCAGTTCATGTCCGAGAAGGAGAAGAAGGCCGAGCAGACCAAGATCGCGGCCCTCGAAAGGAGCTACCGCTCCGCCAAGGCGGCGTCCGCAAAGGCCCCCAAAGATCCAAACAAACGCGCCGGCTACGTCAAGGCGACGAACGCCTATGCTTATGCGGTGATGACCGCCGCGTCGATCCCGCCCAAGGACAAGTATCCGCGCGCCCTCAAGCTTTACCGCGAATCGCAGAAGGTTGCGCCGACGGACAAGGACTCGAAGAAGTGGGTCAAGACCATTGAGGATATCTATCGGTCGATGGGCCGGCCGATTCCCCCTTTGTAGGCAGAAGGCATGAGGCAACCCCACTTTGGATTCGAGCGCTGAGCGTCGGTTTCGCCTGTGGCTGGCGCTCGTCTGTGCCGTTGCGAGCGTGCTCCCGAACCTCTACGCGGCGATCGCGGCACCGCCCGGGTCGCTGTATCTGGGCACCCAGTACAACACCGACGACCACATGGTCTACGCGGCGTGGACGCACCAGTCGATGGACGGTCAGCTCCTGTTCGACAATCGCTTCACCGTCGATCCGCAGCCCCGGCTGACGTTCCACCTCTACTTCCTGGCCCTGGGCTGGATCGCCAAGGTCACGGGCATTCCGTTGGCGGCCGCTCTCGCCCGCTTCGTCCTGTCCGGCACGTTCGTGTGGATGCTTTGCGGTTTTGTGTGGCGCATCGCGGGACGCAACGGATTCATCGCCCGTACCGGGCCGGTCCTCGCGGTGATTGGCGCAGGACTCGGGTTCACCGTGTGGCACACGTTCGGCACGGAGATCGTCCGCGCGACGCCGCCTCTCCTGCGATCGTTGATGCTCGGCCGGCTGCCGATCGACGTTTGGCAACCCGAGGCATTCGGGCTGTCGTCGATGCTGACGTCCGGCCTGTTCGTGGCGGCCCTCTGCCTGATTCTCGCCACGTTCAACGCGATGTTGGACGCGCAGGACTCGTGGCGGCCCGTCCTTCCCGGCGCGCTGGCGTTCGGCGCCCTGATGAACATCCACAGCTACGACGCGCTCCTGGTCGCGCTCGTGATGGTCGGTTTCCTCGCAACGGCGGTCGCCCAAAAGACCGCAACGCCCGCTTGGATGCTTCGGGCGGCCTGCATCGGCGCAGGTGCCCTGCCGGCCGCGCTTTGGTTCCTCCACGTGCTGAGCAACGACCCCGTCTTTCAGGCGCGAGCGGCGACGCCGACGTTCTCCCCCAACTTCCGGGGAATGGTCTTTGGACTTGCCGGCCTGGTCGTGCTCGCGCTCGTCGGCCTCTGGCTTGCTCGGAACGACGACCCGGTGTCCCGCAAAAGGGTCACGCTGGGCACGGGTTTGGCGGTGGGGATGGGTGTGGCCGGGTTCGTCGGTGCCTCTGCCCACGAGGGGGGCTACTGGATGGGCCCGGTGGCCTGGGGTCTGGCGTTCGCCGCCTGTCTGGCGGTGCTCGCCCTGGTGTCGCGCCCGCTGCCGGCCTGGAACCTGCTCGTCGCCTGGGCGTTCGTCGGAACCCTCGCTCCCTACTTCCCGGCCCTCTTCCAACGCAAGCTCGCGATGGGCCTTGGCATCCCCTGGGCGATCCTCGCCGTCATGGGCCTCGCTCCCATCCTGGCCCGCACCGAATCGGGCAAGCGCCAGGTCGGCGGCGTGCTCGCGATCCTGCTCCTGAGCGCCAGCTCGGTCATGTGGGTCGCCCGGCAGTTCTGGTTCATCCGGAACAACGTCGCCAACACCACGGTCCACCCCGTCTACGTGGGCTCGGACGTGCAGACAGTCCTCGACGCCCTGAACCAGGTGCCCGACGAGCGGGTGGTCGTGCTCGCGATGCCAGGCATTCCGTCCCCCCTCGCCGACGAGGCCGGCGACCCCCTGCCCGACGAGTTCGGAACGCCGTACATGCCGGATCTCAACCCCATCCTGAGCGGTTTTGCCGGCACTTACGCGTACGCGGGCCACTGGAGCGAGACACCGAACTACGCGGAGCGGCGCAACGCCCTGACCCAGTTCTTCCTCGCCCGCACGGACAACGCCACCCGCGCCGCGCTCCTTCGCGAGACAGGTGCGCAGTTCG carries:
- a CDS encoding DUF4129 domain-containing protein — protein: MPSPRLAFSFSLLLLAALAAGSQYSDALEALESGDAKRATHGMEALLPDIGDDPVLEKALGQYLRDGNPATTEELRKALELRSGPTDASGSADKLRAAAHSIKSGQGYRDAGLRKSSNWFSRLMERFQSKPEANPNRTDLALPPGLGGWVVRLVEGLLFVGLAAFVLFAISHFRWRRRLRRTASTLLDDDEPLRSPDEWLAQADALGAEGRFREAIRCLYLACLLRADEHGIARFRRHETNWEHLARIESSPKLPQGVEFRRATGQFDRIWYGHHVRGREDFDEFRAWYQQLTQTLSAVPA